CCGGCCCACAGCGCCATGCCCTGCGCGTCCCCCGCCTTGGCGGCGGCCTTGCGCAGCGGCGAGGTGAGGTGGTGGATCTCGGGATAGGCGGCGGGCGCGTACGGGCCGTGCTCGCGCAGGAAGCGGTTGACCAGGCCGCGCGCCGGGCGTCCGGAGAAGGCCCGGGTCAACTCCGTACGGACGAACAGCGGGTTGGTCAGCGCCTGCTTGTGCAGGACGTTCGCCCCCGACTCGACGGTGGCGAGGAACGCGGTGCCGAGCTGGGCCGCGCTCGCGCCGGCCGCCAGGACCGCGGCGATCTGGCCGCCGCGCATGATGCCGCCGGCGGCGATGATCGGGATGCTCACGGCCTCCCGGACCTGGGCGACCAGCGACAGCAGCCCGAGGCCGGAACCGTCCGTCTCGGGGATGTCCCGGTGCGTGCCCTGGTGGCCGCCGGCCTCGACGCCCTGCGCGATGACCGCGTCCGCGCCCGCGCGCTCGACGGCCCTTGCCTCGTCGGGGGTGGTGGCGGTGACCAGGACGAAGGTACCGACCCGGTGCAGGGCGTCGACGACCTCCCGGGTCGGCGTGCCGAAGTGGAACGACACCACCGGCACGGGGTTGTCGCGCAGCACCGCGAGCTTGGTCTCGTAGCCGTCGTCCCGGCCGCTGTCGGGGTCGCCGAGCTCGGCCTCGTACCAGGAGGCCTCGCCGGCCAGCTGGTGGGCGTAGACGTCGATGGCCGCGGGGTCGGCGTACTCCGGCTGCGGCATGAAGAGGTTCACTCCGAAGGGCCTGCCGGTGAGGCTGCGGAGCTGCTTGATCTCCTCGTACATCCCGTCGGCGGTCTTGTACCCGGCGGCGAGGAACCCGAGTCCGCCCGCCTCGCACACGGCGGCGGCGAGCTTCGGTACGGAGACGCCGCCCGCCATGGGGGCCTGCACGATCGGGTGCGGGAAGAGATCGGTCAGCGCGGAGGACATGACCGCATGTTGTCACGTCCTCCGAACAACTCCGAAACGGGCCTGCCGGGTGGCATAGACCAGAGGAACAGGCACGCGCCGACCCCCTGCGGAGCCGGCGTCACCTCCCGTTGAAGGCGTCCTTCAACCGCGAGAACAACCCTCGCTGCCCCGGCTGACCGTGCCTGCCCGGGGGCCTGCCCCCGGGCCCCCAGCAGCGGCCGGGCCGTCGACGTCAGCGCCCGTTGAACGCATCTTTCAGCCGCGAGAACAGCCCTTGCTGCCCCGGCTGGAACTGCCCCTGCGGGCGCTCCTCGCCGCGCAGTTTGGCCAGCTCGCGCAGCACGCGCTCCTGCTCGACGTCCAGCTTGCTCGGGGTCTGGACCTCGACGTGGACGATGAGGTCGCCGCGTCCGCCGCCGCGCAGGTGCGTGACACCGCGGCCGTGCAGCGGGATCGACTGGCCGGACTGGGTGCCGGGCCGGATGTCGACCTCCTCCAGGCCGTCCAGCGTCTCCAGCGGCACCTTCGTGCCGAGGGCGGCCGCCGTCATCGGGAGCGTGACCGTGCAGTGCAGGTCGTCGCCGCGCCGCTGGAACTGCGAGTGGGGCAGTTCGTGGATCTCGACGTACAGGTCGCCCGCGGGGCCGCCGCCGGGGCCGACCTCGCCCTCACCGGCGAGCTGGATGCGCGTGCCGTTGTCGACACCGGCCGGGATCTTCACGGTCAGCGTGCGACGGGAGCGGACGCGGCCGTCGCCGGCGCACTCCGGGCAGGGGGTCGGGACGACCGTGCCGAAGCCCTGGCACTGCGGGCAGGGACGCGAGGTCATGACCTGGCCCAGGAAGGACCGCGTGACCTGGGACACCTCACCGCGGCCGCGGCACATGTCACATGTCTGAGCGGAGGTCCCCGGCGCCGCGCCCTCACCGCTACACGTGTTGCAGACGACCGCCGTGTCGACCTGGATGTCCTTCGTCGTACCGAAGGCCGCCTCGTCGAGCTCGATCTCGATGCGGATCATGGCGTCCTGGCCGCGGCGGGTGCGCGAGCGCGGACCGCGCTGCGACGCCGTGCCGAAGAACGCGTCCATGATGTCGGAGAAGTTCCCGAAGCCGCCGGCCCCGAAGCCGCCCGCGCCGCCGCCTCCGGCCTGCGAGAGCGGGTCGCCGCCGAGGTCGTAGACCTGCTTCTTCTGCGGGTCCGACAACACCTCGTAGGCGGCGTTGATCTCCTTGAACCGCTCCTGGGTCTTCGGATCGGGGTTGACGTCCGGGTGCAGCTCGCGCGCGAGCCGCCGGAAGGCCTTCTTGATCTCTTCCTGCGACGCGTCGCGGCGCACGCCGAGTACGGCGTAGTAGTCCGTGGCCACTACGACTCCGCCAGGATCTGTCCGACGTACCGTGCCACTGCGCGTACCGCTCCCATCGTTCCCGGGTAGTCCATGCGGGTCGGTCCGACCACGCCGAGCTTGGCGACAGCCTCGCCGCCCGAACCGTAGCCGACCGACACGACGGACGTGGAGTTGAGTCCTTCGTGGGCGTTCTCATGACCGATCCGTACGGTCACGCCCGGATCCTGCGCCTCGCCGAGCAGCTTGAGGAGCACGACCTGCTCCTCCAGCGCCTCCAGCACCGGCCGGATCGTGAGGGGGAAGTCATGACCGAAGCGGGTCAGATTGGCGGTGCCGCCGATCATCAGCCGCTCCTCGTTCTCCTCGACGAGTGTCTCCAGGAGAGTGGAGAGCACCATGGAGACCGTACCCCGGTCCTCGTGCTCGAACGCCTCCGGCAGATCCTCCACCAGACTCGGCACATCCGTGAAACGGCGGTTCGCGACACGGCTGTTGAGCCGCGCGCGCAGATCCGCCAGCGAGGCCTCGCCGAAGGGCGCCGGGCAGTCGACGACGCGCTGCTCGACCCGCCCGGTGTCCGTGATCAGCACGAGCATCACGCGCGCGGGCGCGAGGGAGAGCAACTCCACGTGCCGCACGGTCGAGCGGGTCAGCGACGGGTACTGCACGACGGCGACCTGGCGCGTGAGCTGGGCCAGCAGCCGTACCGTACGCGCCACGACGTCGTCGAGGTCGACGGCGCCCTCGAGGAAGTTCTGGATCGCGCGCCGCTCGGGCGCGGTCATCGGCTTGACGCCGGCCAGCTTGTCCACGAACAGCCGGTAGCCCTTGTCGGTGGGGATGCGCCCGGCGCTGGTGTGCGGCTGGGCGATGTACCCCTCGTCCTCCAGGGCCGCCATGTCGTTGCGGACGGTGGCCGGGGAGACGCCGAGGCTGTGCCGCTCGGTGAGGGCCTTGGAGCCCACCGGCTCCTCGGTGCCGACGTAGTCCTGGACGATGGCGCGCAGCACCTGAAGCCTGCGTTCACTGAGCATTCGCGCACACCTCCAGAAGTCGTCCGCCCGGTGTCCTGCCTGTCGTGCCTGGCACTCTGCGCGTGCGAGTGCCAGCATTCCCCGCCCAGTGTACGGCGGCGGGGTACGTCCCCGGCAAGGCTGGTCGCGTGCTGGGGTGCCCCGGGCGGGGGCCACGGCTAGCGTCGCCGTATGACGGTGACTTGGGAAGAGCTTGGATGGGAGCGGGTGGCCGGCGGGGTGGGGCGGTGCCGGCTGCCGGTGTGGGACTGCACGGCGGGGCTGGTCGCCGGTGAGGGCGCGGTCCTCGTGGTCGACGCGGGGTCGAGCCCGGCCGAGGGCGCGCGGTTGCGCGAGCAGGCGCTGTCGCTCACCGGTCGCCGTGTGACGCATCTCGCGCTGACCCATCCCCACTTCGACCATGTCTTCGGGGTCGCGGCGTTCACGGACACGGAGGTGTTCGGCGCGGTGGGCGCGGACGCGGTGCTGACGCGCGTACGGGACCGCGAGGAGCTGCGCGCGGACGCGGTACGCAACGGCCTGGCGGAGGCCACCGCGCGGGAGTCGGCGGACCGGCTGGTCCCGCCCCGCCACCTGGTCTCCGGGGAGTGGACCCTCGACCTGGGCGGCGGGCGCCAGGTGCTGCTGGCGAACGTGGGCCCCGGGCACACCGCGCACGATCTGGCGGTGCTGGTGCCGGGTGATCCGGAGGTGGTGTTCTGCGGCGACCTGGTCGAGGAGTCCGGCGAGCCGCAGGCGGGCCCCGACGCCGTGCCGTCGCACTGGCCGGCCGCCCTGGACCGGCTGCTCGACCTGGGCGGCGAGGACGCGCTGTACGTGCCCGGTCACGGAGCGGTGGTGGACGCGGCGTTCGTCCGCGCCCAGCGGGACACGCTGGCGGCGCGTTTCGGCGTGTCTCCGTGACCACCCACCGCCTTCTCCTATCGTCATTCGAATGCGCCAGTACTCACCCGATCTGACCCCGCCGTGGAAGAAGCCGCAGCAGCCGGTGCCCGAGGTTCCGGCGGAGCCGGGTCTGGTCGTCGAGGAGGCCGGGACCGGCTTCTGCGGTGCGGTGATCCGCTGCGAGGCGGGCACGGTGACACTGGAGGACCGCTTCGGCAAGCACCGGGTGTTCCCCATGGAACCGCGCGGCTTCCTCCTGGAGGGCAGGGCCGTGACGCTGGTCCGCCCCTCGCCCGCCGGCCCCGCCCGTCCCACCCGCACGGCCTCCGGTTCGGTGGCCGTCCCCGGCGCCCGCGCACGCGTGGCCCGCGCCGGGCGCATCTACGTCGAGGGCCGGCACGACGCCGAGCTGGTCGAGAAGGTCTGGGGCGACGACCTGCGCATCGAGGGCGTGGTCGTGGAGTACCTGGAGGGCGTCGACGACCTGCCGTCCATCGTCGAGTCCTTCGCCCCCGGCCCCGACGCCCGGCTCGGCGTCCTGGTGGACCACCTGGTGCCGGGCAGCAAGGAGTGGCGCATCGCCGAGTCGGTGACGAGCGACCACGCCCTGGTCGTCGGCCACCCCTACATCGACATCTGGGAGGCGGTGAAACCGTCGTCCCTGGGCATCGAGTCCTGGCCTCGCGTCCCGCGCGGCCAGGACTGGAAGACGGGGGTGTGCAGAGCACTGGGCTGGCCGGAGAACACGGGCGCGGCCTGGCAGCGAATCCTGTCGGGCGTCCGGACGTACAAGGACCTGGAGCCGGAACTACTGGGCAGGGTGGAGGAACTGATCGACTTCGTAACCGCCTAGCTGCGGGCAGTCGTGCCGCTGGGGGCGGCACCCGTCCCAAAGAAGCGGCACCCCCTCCACCGGGCTGCGGACCCACCCGACCTCAGCACCGACGCCGAGCACCTCAGTCCACGAGATCGCGCACCACGCCGTCCGCCAGCAACCGCCCCCGCAGAGTGAGCACAGCCCGCCCCGACTCGTACGGCTCTTCCTGCAGAAGCCCGTCCGACAACGCCCGCCGCGAAGCCGCAAGCCCCTCCTCCCGCAGCAACGACAACGGCACGCCCTCCCGAAGCCGCAGCTCCAGCAGGATCCGCTCGACCCGCCGGTCTTCCTCCGACAGCACCTCACGTCCGGCCCCCGGCGACCTCCCCGCCGCCAGCGCTCCCGCATACGCCCCGGGATGCTTCACGTTCCACCACCGCACCCCGCCCACATGACTGTGCGCCCCGGGCCCGGCCCCCCACCAGTCGGCCCCCCGCCAGTACAGCTCGTTGTGCAGACACCGCCCCGCCGCCGACGTGGCCCAGTTCGACACCTCGTACCACTCGAAGCCCGCGCCCGAGAGAACCTCGTCCGCGATCAGGTACCGATCGGCATGCACATCGTCGTCGGTCATCGGCACCTCACCCCGACGGATCCGACGAGCCAGCTGCGTCCCCTCCTCGACGATCAAGGCGTACGCGCTCACATGATCCGGTCCGGCCCCCAGCACCGCGTCCAGCGACGCCCGCCAGTCGTCGTCGGACTCCCCCGGCGTGCCGTAGATCAGGTCGAGATTCACATGCTCGAACCCGGCCGCCCGCGCCTCCGCGACACACGCCTCGGGCCGCCCTGGCGTATGCGTCCGGTCCAGCACCTTCAGCACATGCTGCCGCGCGCTCTGCATCCCGAAGGAGATCCGGTTGAAGCCCCCCTCCCGCAGCGTCGCGAGATACTCCGGATCCACCGACTCCGGGTTCGCCTCCGTCGTGATCTCGGCGTCCTCCGCGAGCCCGAACTCGTCCCGGACGGCCGCCAGCATCCGCACCAGGTCACCGGCGTCGAGCAGGGTCGGCGTACCCCCTCCCACGAACACCGTACGAACGGGCCGCGGGTCGTCACCCAGCACCTTCCGCGCCAGCCGGACCTCGTCGACCAGCGTCTCGGCGTAGTTGTCGCGCGAGGCCAGCACACCACCGGTGCCGCGCAACTCGGTCGCCGTATAGGTGTTGAAGTCGCAGTAGCCGCAGCGGGTCGCGCAGTACGGAACGTGCAGGTAGAACCCGAGCGGGCGGTCGGCGGCCCCGGCGAGCGCGGACGCGGGCAGCGCGCCGTCGTCGGGGACGAGCTCGCCGTCGGGGAGTGCGGAAGGCATACGTTCCATTGTCCAGCACCCGGGCGGTCACTCCGCCTGGAGCACGAGCAGCGCCAGATCGTCCGCCGGCGGCCGCGCCCCGAACTCGTGCACCAGCCGCCTGATCCGCTCGGCTATCAGCTCGGCGTCCAGCCCCGCACACCCGGCCAGCGCCGCCGCGAGCCCGTCCCCGTCGTCGAACTGGCGGGAGCCGGAGCGGCGCTCGGTGACGCCGTCGGTGACGCACAGCATCGTGTTGCCGGACCGCAGCTCGAAGGTCTCACTGGTGTAGGTGGCGTCCTCGACGACGCCCAGGAGGGTCTGGGGCTGCGCGGCCGTGTGGACCTCGCCGCCCGTCCCGAGGATCAGGGGCAGCGGGTGCCCGGCGGAGGCGACAGTGCAGCGGACGCCACCGTCGAAGGGGACCAGCTCGCCGTACAGCAGGGACAGGAAGCGCGTCTGGGGGCCGTCGCCGGGCGGGGTCGGGCGGGCGCCCGCGGCCACCAGCGCGCGGGCCGCCGCGTCCGCGGCCTCCGTGGCGTCGTCGAGCAGGAGCTGGTTGAGGCGGTCGAGGACGTCGGCGACCCGGTAGCCCTCACGGGCCAGCAGCCGCAGCCAGGGCCGGGCCAGGCCGATCACGACGGCGGCCTCGGGGCCCTTGCCCTGGACGTCGCCGACGGCGAAGCACCAGCGGCCGTCACCGGCCGGGAACAGGTCGTAGAAGTCGCCGCTGGGCCCGCCCTTGTCACACGGTTCGTAGACGAGGGCGCTGCGCATCCCGGGGATCTCGGCCACGGCGCCGGGCAGCAGTCCGCGCTGGAGCACAGCGCTGATGGTGGCCTGGCGGGCGTACTGGCGGGCGGCGCCGATGGCGAGCGCGACCCGGCGGCTGAGGTCCTCGACGAGGCCGGTGATCTCGTCGGGGAAGCCGGCGGTGCCGGACCGTCCGATGACGAGGGTGCCCAGCGGGCGCCCGCCGGCGACGAGCCGGTACGCGAGGGCCGAGCCCGGTTCGCCGGGTTCGTCACCGAGCGCCTCGCCGGGCCAGGGGTAGTCGGCCGGCCCGGAACCCGACGGGTCGGACGGGTGCGGTGCGTCCTTCTCCAGGACCCGGCGCAGCTCCTCGATGCGGTTCTCGCTGCCGTGCCAGACCCGGGCCAGCCGGGGCCCGCCCGCTCCGGCCCCGCCGCTCCAGCCGCCGCCGATGGCCTCGTCCTCCAGCCATACCGCGCACCAGTCGGCCAGCCGGGGCACGATCAGCTGCCCGGCGAGGGCGGCGACCAGGTCCTCGTCGAGCTGCCCGGCGAGGAGGTCGGAGGCCTCGGCGAGGAAGGAGAGGGCACCGCGGCCCAGCCAGGAGCCGCCGCGTCCGTCACGGCCGTCGCAGTCCTCGTACCGGTCCCGCCAGTCCCGCAGATCGTGCCAGTCGCGCAGGTCGTGGGAGCCGCGCGGGCCGGGGGAGCCGCCAGGGTCATGCGCGTCCCGTGCGTCGTGCGCGTCCCGCAGGGGATGCCCACCCGGTGCCTCGTTCCCGCCGCGTCCGGAACGCCGTCGGCCCCGGTCGCCCTCCCGGTCGTCCTGCCCATGGGGCGGCTCCGGCGCCAGGATCTCCGCCACCCGCAATCCGCGCGCCAGCGCGTGCTCCCCGGCGTACGCCTCGATCTGCTCGGCCGCCGCACAACCCCCGGCGGGCAACCGCGCCCATACGGTCTTCCGGCCCGTGCGGTACGTGATGCCCCAGGCCTCGCAGAGCGCGCCGACGAGCCGCAGGCCGCGCCCGTACTCCGGGGTGTCGTGCGGCGTTTCCGGCTCGCCGCCGCGCGGGGCGCGTGAGGGGTGGTGGTCGGAGACCTCGACGAGGAGCGCGGCGGTGTCCGTGTCGTCGCGTTCCAGCCGGCATTCCAGCTCGACGTCGGTGCCGGCGTGCACGACGGCGTTGGTGACGAGTTCGCTGACGACGAGCAGGGCGTCGTCGGCGAGACGGTCGGTGAGGTGCTCGGCCCCGGACAGGCCGAGCCCGGTCCACTCGGCGAGCGCCGTGCGCACCACGGCGCGGGCGGCGCCCGGCGCGAGGGAGCTGCCGGGCAGGGTCGCGTACGCCCGCGCGCGCTCCTTCGCGGGCGCCTCTGAAGCGACCCCGGTCGCCTCTGAAGCACCCCCTGGCGCCTCGGAACCGACCGCGGTCACAGGCGCCTCCGAAGTGCCCACAGGCGCCTCGGAAGCGAGCACCGGCGCCCCGCAAGTCAGTGCGCACTCCTCGGAGACGGCCCCCTCGTGCACGGGCACAGGTGTCTCCGAAGCGTGGGCAGGCGCCTCTGAGGCACGGGAAGCGGTCTCCCGTTGCGTCGGAATGGCCCCCATGGACAGCTCCCCGGGCAGTTCGTACGAATACGCCACAGTCGATGCCGACAGGGTGACAGACTGGCCACGCCCATAAGCGCCGAGTTACCGAAGTGGGCCGCCATGAGTGAGAACAGTGCTACTCCCGTGGTCAAAGACGGACACGAGGACGGTCAGATTCGTGCATCCGATCTCCGTCCCCTGCTCGCGGCCATGACAGCCGCACGCGACGGTGACTTCACGAAGGTGCCGGAAACCGGCCACGGGATGGTGGCCGAACTGACCGCCGTCTTCAACCAGATCATGGACCGCAGCGGTCACTTCACTACCGAGGTGCAGCGCGTGAAAGGGGAGCTGGTGCGGCACGGCCGGCTCGACGAGCGGCTCTCGGCCAGCCCGGGGCAGGGCCTGTGGACGTCCCGCGTCAACGACGTCAACCAGTTGCTCGACGCTCTGGCCGCCCCGGCGGCGAACGCCACGCGCGTGCTGGACGCGGTGGCCGGCGGCGATCTGACCCAGCGGGTCGATCTGCACGACGGCACGCGCGAGTTACGCGGCGATCTGCGGCGCCTCGGCCGGGCCGTGAACAAGATGGTGGACCAGCTCTCCCTGTTCACCGGCGAGGTGACGCGGGTCGCGCGCGAGGTCGGCACCGAGGGGCGGCTCGGCGGCCGGGCCAAGGTGCAGGGGCTGTCGGGCAGTTGGCGGGACGTGACCGAGGCCGTCAACACGATGGCGTCCCGTCTGACGGCTCAGGTGCGGGACATCGCGGCGGTCACGACGGCGGTGGCGCGCGGCGACCTGACCCGCACGGTGACGGTGGAGGCGACCGGCGAGCTGCTGGAACTGAAGCTGACCGTGAACACGATGGTGGACCAGCTCTCCGCCTTCGCCGACGAGGTCACCCGCGTCGCCCGCGAGGTCGGCACCGAGGGCCAGCTGGGCGGCCGGGCCCAGGTCCGGGGCGTCTCCGGGGTGTGGAAGGACCTCACCGACAACGTCAACTTCATGGCGTCGAACCTGACCTCGCAGGTCCGCAACATCGCCCAGGTCACCACCGCCGTGGCCAACGGCGACCTGTCCCAGAAGATCACGGTCGACGCGCAGGGCGAGATCCTGGAACTCAAGTCGACCATCAACACGATGGTCGACCAGCTCTCCGCCTTCGCCGACGAGGTCACCCGCGTCGCCCGCGAGGTCGGCACCGAGGGCAACCTCGGCGGCCGGGCCCAGGTCCGGGGCGTCTCCGGCGTCTGGAAGGACCTCACCGACAACGTCAACTTCATGGCCGACAACCTCACCTCCCAGGTGCGCAACATCGCCCTCGTCTCCACCGCCGTCGCCCAGGGCGACCTCGGCAAGAAGATCACGGTGGAGGCCAAGGGCGAGATCCTGGAACTGAAGTCCACGATCAACACGATGGTCGACCAGCTCTCCGCCTTCGCCGACGAGGTCACCCGCGTCGCCCGCGAGGTCGGCACCGAGGGCAACCTCGGCGGTCAGGCCCAGGTCCGGGGCGTCTCCGGCGTCTGGAAGGACCTCACCGACAACGTCAACTTCATGGCGCTCAACCTGACCTCCCAGGTGCGCAACATCGCCCAGGTCACCACCGCCGTCGCCAACGGCGACCTGTCGAAGAAGATCACGGTCGACGCCCGTGGCGAGATCCTCGAACTGAAGGACACCGTCAACACGATGGTGGAGCAGTTGCGCGCCTTCGCCGACGAGGTCACGCGCGTCGCCCGCGAGGTCGGCACCGACGGCCGGCTCGGCGGCCGGGCGCAGGTGCTGGGCGTCTCCGGCGTCTGGCGGGACCTGACGGACAACGTCAACTCCATGGCCGACAACCTCACCTCCCAGGTGCGCAACATCGCCCAGGTGGCGACGGCCGTGGCGCAGGGCGACCTGTCCCGGAAGATCGACGTGGACGCGCGCGGCGAGATCCTGGAACTCAAGACCACGATCAACACGATGGTCGACACGCTGTCCTCCTTCTCCTCGGAGGTCACGCGCGTGGCCCGCGAGGTCGGCAGCGAGGGCCAACTCGGCGGCCAGGCCCGGGTCGAGGGCGTCTACGGCACCTGGAAGCGCCTGACGACGAACGTCAACGAACTGGCCTCGAACCTCACCACTCAGGTCCGCGCGATCGCCGAGGTCGCCTCCGCCGTGGCCCAGGGCGACATGTCCCGCTCGATCACGGTCGAGACCCGCGGCGAGGTCGCCGAGCTGAAGGACAACATCAACCTGATGGTGGCCAACCTGCGCGAGACGACCCGCGCGAAGGACTGGCTGGAGTCCAACCTGGCCCGGCTCGCCGCCCTGATGCAGGGCCACCGCGACCTGATGGAGGTCGCCGACCTGATCCTCCGCGAGCTGACCCCGCTGGTGAACGCCCAGTACGGCGCGTTCTACCTGGCCGACCCGGAAGAGGCCGGAGCAACGGTTCCCACCAAGGGGCTCGCCTTCATCGCCGGCTACGGCGCCGCCCAGGACACGACCGTCGAGACCGGCGCCCTCCCGGTGCACGGCCTGGTCGCGCAGGCGGCCCGGGAGAAGAAGCGGATCCTGGTCGAGGGCGCCCCGCCCGACTACATCAAGATCAACAGCGGCCTCGGCGAGGCGGCTCCCACGACGATCGTCATCATCCCGATCCTCTTCGAGGACAAGCTCCTCGGCGTCATCGAACTGGCCTCCTTCTCCCGCTTCTCCGACGTGCACCTGGCCTTCTTCGACCAGTTCGTCAACACCATCGGCGTCGCCATCAACACGATCATCGCCAACTCCCGCACGGAGTCCCTGCTCGGCGAGTCCCAGCGCCTCGCCACGCAGCTGCAGGAACGCTCGGACGAATTGCAGAAACAGCAGGCGGAGTTGCAACGCTCCAACGCCGAACTGGAGGAGAAGGCCGCCCTGCTGGCCACGTCCTCGCAGTACAAGTCGGAGTTCCTGGCGAACATGTCGCACGAGCTGCGCACACCGCTGAACTCCCTGCTGATCCTGGCCCGGCTGCTCTCCGACAACCCGGACGGTCATCTCTCGGACCAGGAGGTGCAGTTCGCGACGACGATCCACCGCTCGGGCTCCGACCTCCTCCAGCTGATCAACGACATCCTGGACCTGTCGAAGATCGAGGCGGGCCGGATGGACGTACGCCCGAAACGACTGCCGTTGATCAAGCTGCTCGACTACGTCCACGCCACGTTCCGCCCCCTCACCATCGACCGGGGGCTCGCCTTCGAGCTGGCGGTCGGCGAGGACGTACCGCGCGAGATGTACTCGGACGAACAGCGGCTCCAGCAGATCCTGCGCAACCTCCTCTCCAACGCGGTCAAGTTCACCGCGACGGGCAAGGTCGAGCTGCGGGTCGACCGGGTGCAGGACACCGAGCACCGATGCGGGTCCCCCCGCTCATGCGGGTCCCCCCGCTCATGGGGGTCCCCCCGCTCGAGCGAAGTCGAGAGTGGGGGAGAAGTCGAGAGTGGGGGAGAAGCCGAGAGTGGGGGAGTCCGGGACACCGACGACGTCATCGCCTTCGCCGTGTCCGACACCGGCATCGGGATCGCGCCGGAGAAACTCCCGGTGATCTTCGAGGCGTTCCAGCAGGCCGACGGCACCACCAACCGCAAGTACGGCGGCACCGGCCTCGGCCTGTCCATCAGCCGGGAGATCGCGGGCCTGCTCGGCGGCCGGATCGTCGCCCAGAGCGAACCCGGCAAGGGCTCCACGTTCACCCTGTACGTGCCTGTCGTGAGCCCCGGTCACACGGCGCCGGGACCGGCCCCCGAGGACCGCCCCGAACCGCCCCTGCCCCTCAAGCCGGCCACCGCAGGGCCGTTCCCGGCCTCGTCCGACACGGACGACGCCTGGCCCTCGCCGACCAGGCTGGAGACGTGGACGTCCGGCAGGCCGGGCCGGATCCTGGCCGGGCGGCGGGTACTGATCGTCGACGACGACATCCGCAACGTCTTCGCCCTCACGCATGTCCTGGGCCGTGTCGGCATGACCGTGCTGTACGCGG
This region of Streptomyces caelestis genomic DNA includes:
- a CDS encoding nitronate monooxygenase, with the translated sequence MSSALTDLFPHPIVQAPMAGGVSVPKLAAAVCEAGGLGFLAAGYKTADGMYEEIKQLRSLTGRPFGVNLFMPQPEYADPAAIDVYAHQLAGEASWYEAELGDPDSGRDDGYETKLAVLRDNPVPVVSFHFGTPTREVVDALHRVGTFVLVTATTPDEARAVERAGADAVIAQGVEAGGHQGTHRDIPETDGSGLGLLSLVAQVREAVSIPIIAAGGIMRGGQIAAVLAAGASAAQLGTAFLATVESGANVLHKQALTNPLFVRTELTRAFSGRPARGLVNRFLREHGPYAPAAYPEIHHLTSPLRKAAAKAGDAQGMALWAGQGHRMARELPAGQLVEVLAGELVAAWTALSGGGGVR
- the dnaJ gene encoding molecular chaperone DnaJ, whose amino-acid sequence is MATDYYAVLGVRRDASQEEIKKAFRRLARELHPDVNPDPKTQERFKEINAAYEVLSDPQKKQVYDLGGDPLSQAGGGGAGGFGAGGFGNFSDIMDAFFGTASQRGPRSRTRRGQDAMIRIEIELDEAAFGTTKDIQVDTAVVCNTCSGEGAAPGTSAQTCDMCRGRGEVSQVTRSFLGQVMTSRPCPQCQGFGTVVPTPCPECAGDGRVRSRRTLTVKIPAGVDNGTRIQLAGEGEVGPGGGPAGDLYVEIHELPHSQFQRRGDDLHCTVTLPMTAAALGTKVPLETLDGLEEVDIRPGTQSGQSIPLHGRGVTHLRGGGRGDLIVHVEVQTPSKLDVEQERVLRELAKLRGEERPQGQFQPGQQGLFSRLKDAFNGR
- the hrcA gene encoding heat-inducible transcriptional repressor HrcA produces the protein MLSERRLQVLRAIVQDYVGTEEPVGSKALTERHSLGVSPATVRNDMAALEDEGYIAQPHTSAGRIPTDKGYRLFVDKLAGVKPMTAPERRAIQNFLEGAVDLDDVVARTVRLLAQLTRQVAVVQYPSLTRSTVRHVELLSLAPARVMLVLITDTGRVEQRVVDCPAPFGEASLADLRARLNSRVANRRFTDVPSLVEDLPEAFEHEDRGTVSMVLSTLLETLVEENEERLMIGGTANLTRFGHDFPLTIRPVLEALEEQVVLLKLLGEAQDPGVTVRIGHENAHEGLNSTSVVSVGYGSGGEAVAKLGVVGPTRMDYPGTMGAVRAVARYVGQILAES
- a CDS encoding MBL fold metallo-hydrolase, whose product is MTVTWEELGWERVAGGVGRCRLPVWDCTAGLVAGEGAVLVVDAGSSPAEGARLREQALSLTGRRVTHLALTHPHFDHVFGVAAFTDTEVFGAVGADAVLTRVRDREELRADAVRNGLAEATARESADRLVPPRHLVSGEWTLDLGGGRQVLLANVGPGHTAHDLAVLVPGDPEVVFCGDLVEESGEPQAGPDAVPSHWPAALDRLLDLGGEDALYVPGHGAVVDAAFVRAQRDTLAARFGVSP
- a CDS encoding DUF3097 domain-containing protein gives rise to the protein MRQYSPDLTPPWKKPQQPVPEVPAEPGLVVEEAGTGFCGAVIRCEAGTVTLEDRFGKHRVFPMEPRGFLLEGRAVTLVRPSPAGPARPTRTASGSVAVPGARARVARAGRIYVEGRHDAELVEKVWGDDLRIEGVVVEYLEGVDDLPSIVESFAPGPDARLGVLVDHLVPGSKEWRIAESVTSDHALVVGHPYIDIWEAVKPSSLGIESWPRVPRGQDWKTGVCRALGWPENTGAAWQRILSGVRTYKDLEPELLGRVEELIDFVTA
- the hemW gene encoding radical SAM family heme chaperone HemW, which produces MPSALPDGELVPDDGALPASALAGAADRPLGFYLHVPYCATRCGYCDFNTYTATELRGTGGVLASRDNYAETLVDEVRLARKVLGDDPRPVRTVFVGGGTPTLLDAGDLVRMLAAVRDEFGLAEDAEITTEANPESVDPEYLATLREGGFNRISFGMQSARQHVLKVLDRTHTPGRPEACVAEARAAGFEHVNLDLIYGTPGESDDDWRASLDAVLGAGPDHVSAYALIVEEGTQLARRIRRGEVPMTDDDVHADRYLIADEVLSGAGFEWYEVSNWATSAAGRCLHNELYWRGADWWGAGPGAHSHVGGVRWWNVKHPGAYAGALAAGRSPGAGREVLSEEDRRVERILLELRLREGVPLSLLREEGLAASRRALSDGLLQEEPYESGRAVLTLRGRLLADGVVRDLVD
- a CDS encoding SpoIIE family protein phosphatase yields the protein MTAVGSEAPGGASEATGVASEAPAKERARAYATLPGSSLAPGAARAVVRTALAEWTGLGLSGAEHLTDRLADDALLVVSELVTNAVVHAGTDVELECRLERDDTDTAALLVEVSDHHPSRAPRGGEPETPHDTPEYGRGLRLVGALCEAWGITYRTGRKTVWARLPAGGCAAAEQIEAYAGEHALARGLRVAEILAPEPPHGQDDREGDRGRRRSGRGGNEAPGGHPLRDAHDARDAHDPGGSPGPRGSHDLRDWHDLRDWRDRYEDCDGRDGRGGSWLGRGALSFLAEASDLLAGQLDEDLVAALAGQLIVPRLADWCAVWLEDEAIGGGWSGGAGAGGPRLARVWHGSENRIEELRRVLEKDAPHPSDPSGSGPADYPWPGEALGDEPGEPGSALAYRLVAGGRPLGTLVIGRSGTAGFPDEITGLVEDLSRRVALAIGAARQYARQATISAVLQRGLLPGAVAEIPGMRSALVYEPCDKGGPSGDFYDLFPAGDGRWCFAVGDVQGKGPEAAVVIGLARPWLRLLAREGYRVADVLDRLNQLLLDDATEAADAAARALVAAGARPTPPGDGPQTRFLSLLYGELVPFDGGVRCTVASAGHPLPLILGTGGEVHTAAQPQTLLGVVEDATYTSETFELRSGNTMLCVTDGVTERRSGSRQFDDGDGLAAALAGCAGLDAELIAERIRRLVHEFGARPPADDLALLVLQAE